From Micromonospora echinospora:
CTCCGTCCTGCCGTCACCGAACAGCCAGGTGACGGTGCCCTGCTTCGCCAACTGGGCGGCGCGGGTGACCCGGGTGGCCTCGTCGGCGTCCCAGGTCAGGGGATCGGCAAGGTCGGTGTCCACGATGATCTGGTAGCCCTCGGAGAGGGAGAGGTCGTGCTGACTCTGCACGGTCCGCGCGACACGGCGGGCGCGGGCGAGCTCCAGAGGGCTGGGCGTGGTCTCGGCGAGCGCCAGGATGTCATCGAGATCCACGGCTGGCCCCCTGCCGTCGGTCGCTCTCCGATCGGGTGAAGCCGGCTTTCTCCGCCAGTTCGCACAGCCCTTTCTTGGCGGCGGCCTTGTAGGAGCGGACGCTGTTCTCGGTCAGTCCGAGGATGCGGGCGATCTCCTGGTTGGAGAAGCCCTCCTTCGACATCTGGAACACTTCGGCGTGCCGTACCGGCAGCTGGTGCAACCAGCCGCGCAGCGTCTCCTGCGCCTCCCACGCGTCCGCGATGTCCGAGTGGGACGAGGGCGGGAGGTCCTCCGGCGCCACCGCGGCTTCCCGCTGGCGCCGGTCGTGATCCTTCATGATCTTGAATCGGGCCGTGCGGATGATCCAGCCGATCGGCCGGACGTGGTCACGAAGCTTGGGCCATTCGACCAGACCGTGCAGAAAGGCTTCGTGAAGCGCGTCCTCCACCGCCTGGCGATCCCGGCATCTCGCCCTGAGGATCCGTTCCACTGTGTGGTACGAGCCTTCGGTGAATTCGGCGAACTCCCGGTCGTGAACGGCCTTCAGGCGGGCCGCCTCGGCCTCGCGCAGAGCGTCGTTGTCGTCGGGATTCGGCGTCAGAGCGGCTGTGCCCTTGATGTCGGTCACGCCGCCTCCTCGACGGCCCCGGGCTTCGACGCGCTGCGCCCGCCCAGCTCGACCTCCCGATGTCCGTCGCGATCGCGCTCCACGATCCGTACGACGTCGTGGTCGGCCTCCGCGAGCCGGATCAGCCACGTCACCCGGGCTGTGGTGCGTGTTGTCGCCTCGCGTTCCTCGTTCATTCGGGCGCGGTGTGCCACGTAGGCTCGCACCAGGCCCGCCACCGCTCCGGCGACGGCAGTGGCAACGGCCACCACCTGATATCCGGTGAGCGGTTCCGCCAGCGCTTCGTTCATTGTTCCCCCTCGGCCCCCTTGGTTCGCCAATTACTATCCGTGGCGAGAGGCCGATGTAGATACCAGAACACGCGCAATGTTTTTGAAGATCAACGATCAAGTCGTTCATCAGCGATTAAAGCGCAAAGTCATGGCATTGGGACTCTGCGCAAGGGGATTGACGGGCGGCTTTTCCGGGCAACTTGCATTGATCACCTATTACTGCGGGTGACAAATCCATCACCTCGGCGGGCGTCACTCCTCGGCGGGAAGCTCCGCGGCCGGAACGGTGAGGCGTACCGCGCCGTCGCTCACCGCCGCGATCCGGTCGGCGAGTACGTAGACCGCGCCGGTGCGGACCAGATCGGTGGAGACCTTGAGGTAGCCGTCGCGCAGCAGCCGCGCGGCCAGGTCGGCCGGTACGTCCGGCTCCTCCACCGCCGCCGACTCGATCAGCTCGTCCAGGCTGCTGCCCGGGTCGACAGGGGCGGGCGCCTGCACGGTCACCGCGGCCGGGTCGCCGCGCTGGACGAGATCGACTGTGCCCACCTCGACGCCCGCGGAGTCGACCACCCGCATGCCGGTGGTGATCCGGGAGACGGTGTCCTGCTGCTGGCTCATGCAGCAGCGGTTCCCGGGCCACGCGGACGCTAAACGGACGGGGCCCAGCCGCCCGGCGGGCGGGGGGACAGCTCGCGCCAGGTGTCGGTGCCGTCCAGCAACGCCCGGACCGTCTCCTCCGCCTCCTCGACGCTGGCGTGCTCGTAGAACCGGGAAACTCCCTCGGCGCCGCCGGCCCGCTGCTCCACGTGCCAGCGGTCGCCGTCCACCCGGAGGAAGACGTCGCGCCGGGCGAGCCGTCCCCATTTCCCGTTCCACCAGTGCCTACGCTGCTCCATGCCCGGACTCTATCGAACATGTGTTCGATACACGTCGGCCCCCGCGGGATTCCCGCGAGGGCCGATCGGTTATGGCGTCAGCGCGGCGCGGGCGGCTCCTGCCGGCGGCCGAGCACGTCGTCCAGGGCGCTGCGCTGCCCGGGCGTGCCGTGGTTGCCGGCGAGCAGCGCGTCCCGGATCTCGGTGAGCAGCTTGACCTCCTCGCTCGGGGCCGAGGGCGGCGGCTCCTCGCCGCGCTGCCGGCGCTCGGCCAGCTTGTTCATCGGGAAGACCACCAGGAAGTACAGAACGGCGGCGGTCAGCAGGAAGGTGATCGCCGCGTTGACGAAGTCCACCCAGGGGAACTTCACGTCACCGATCGTCCAGGTTCCCGACTTGAGTTCACTGCCACCGCTGGCCAGCTTGATCAGCGGCTTCAGGAACGAGCCTGTGAAGGCCGTGACCACGCCGGTGAACGCGGCGCCGATGACGACACCGACCGCCAGGTCGACGACGTTGCCGCGCATGATGAAGTCTTTGAAGCCCTTGAGCATCCGTACTCCTGTGCCCTGATGAGTCTGTGTCGGGGACAACCTATGCCGTTACCCATCGCCGGCTCTAGTGAGCTCGCGATCGGTAGTCCTGCCTTGCGGCCGGACGGTCCCGGTCTGACCCGCTGAGGCAGCGCCGGGTTGACGCTTCACTGCCACCAGCCCAGCATGCTGGGTCTTACGGACGGCTCCACGTCCAGCCACCGGACCACTCCCGGTGGTGTGACTCGCGACTAGGGCGGCCAGATTGCGGGCAGCGTTGAGATCCCTATCAAGTACCAGGCCGCACGTTGTGCAGATGTAGGTCCGCTCGGCTAGGGCCAGCTTGGCTTTCGCCGCACCGCAACCCGAGCAGGTTTTCGATGAGGGATACCAACGGTCGGCCAGAATCATTTGGCCGCCGTACCACTCGGCTTTGTATGCCAGTTGCCGGCGCAGTTCGGCAAAACCGGCATCGGCGATATGCCGCGCCAGCCGTCGATTGCGCAGCATCCCGGCGACGTTGAGGTCTTCTAGCACGATCGTGCCGTGTTCTCGGGCGAGGCGGGTGGTGAGCTTGTGCAACCCGTCGCGACGCAGGTTTCTCACCCGTGCGTGAGCCCGGCTGAGGCGGGCGGATGTCCGTTCCCACCGGCCGGACGGGTGGCGGCTGGCGCACCGATCCGGTCCGGCCTTTCGGGCCAGCGCTCGGCTGAAACGCCGCAACCGCGCCTGTGCACCAATCAGGTGCTGGGGGTTTGGTGCCTTCTCACCGGTCGAGAGCACCGCGAGATGCTTGATGCCAAGGTCGACACCGACCACCGACAGGGGTTGGGTCGGGCGGCGATCGGTTCGCTCGACCTCGCAGGTGAAGGCCACGTGCCACCGGCCGCCGTCACGGCGCACGGTGGCGGACATGATTCGGGCGGTCCCGCTGTCGATGCGGCGGGCGAGCTTACGGGCGGACTCGTGTAGCTTCAGCCGGCCTAGCCGTGGAAGCACTATATGCTTCCGGTCCAACTCCGCCTGGATCGTGCCAGTGGTGAAGCGAACGCTCGGCGCAGTGCGTCGGCGGGACTTGAACCGGGGAAAACCGGCGGGTCGGCCGGCTCGGTGCCCGCTGCGGGAATGGGTCCAGTTCCTCAGTGCTCGGGCGAGTGCGTCGAGACCCGTATTGAACGCTTCTTTGGAGCACTCCGCCCACCATGGGGCGACCTGCCGCTTAGCGGCGTTCCATTCCTTGCGCAGCCCTGGAAGCGACCACGACAGCGCCGGGGTGAGTTGATTATCCGGGATGCCGTAGGTGCGCTCCGCAGCCCGTTGACACATCACTGCTCTGACTCGTGCGAGCGCCCAATTGTGCGCCACACGGGCGGCTCCGGCGTGCGCAAGTGCTGCGCGTTCCTGCGTCGGGGTGAGATCGAGGGCGTATCGGTACGCCTGGATCGTCTTCACGCGGAACCATCGGGAGGTGACGGCGCCGGCCAGGATGCCGTGGCCACTACCTGCTCCTTCGGGTCTCCCGTCATGTCAGGAAGCTAGCGGGTGCCAGTGACATTTTGCGTGCGTCAGCAGCCGCTGCCCCCGGCGGGCCCTTCGAGAAAAGCACCGGCCTCGATCGCCGCCCGCTGCGGGTGGCCGGCCCGGATCGCCTCCACCAGCCGGCCGTGATCCACGTACCGCTCCGGGGTCAGCGCCTCGCCCATCGCCTGGGCCACCGTGCTGCGCAGCGCGGCGCCGACCGAGGCGTACAGCTCGGCGAGCATGGCGTTGTGCGCGGCCGCCACCACTGCTGTGTGCAGCGCGGCGTCCGCCTCGACGAACTCGTCCACCCGGCCGCCGCGCCAGGCGGCCTCCCGGGCCGCGAGCGCGCCGTCGAGCGCCGCCAGGTCCTCGGGGGTACGCCTCAGCGCGGCGAGCCGGGCGGCCTCCACCTCGAACGCGCGCCGGACCTCGATCACCTCGGTCATCCGGTCGTCGGTGAGCCGGCGGGCCACCACCGGCGCCAGCTCGTCTGTCGACACCACGTAGGTGCCGGAGCCCTGCCGGCACGCCAGCACCCCGGCGTGCACGAGCGCCCGGACCGCCTCGCGGACCGTGTTGCGCCCCACGCCCAGCTCGGCGACCAGTTGCGGCTCGGTGGGGATGCGCCCGCCCACCGGCCACTCGCCGCCGAGGATGCGCTCCCGGAGCTGCTCGATGGTCTGGCGGACCCGGTGACCGCGCGGCGGCACGGCGACGGAATCCACGGCGGGTGTCACGGGTTACACCTCATGCCGAAATTCATCCCATGATTGTAGGTTCGAGGTCATGACTCCGCCACCTGCGCCCGCCGCGACAGTGCCCGCCCCGGGCGTCGCGTCCGCGGTCACCCCCACCCCGGCGCCGCGCGCGGTCCGGGGTGGTCTGCTCGTGCTGACCGGGATGCTGCTGGTCGCGCTGAACCTGCGGGCGGCGGTGACCAGCCTGGGCGCCCTGCTCGACGAGGTCCGGGTCGGTCTGGGTCTCTCCGGGGCCATGGCCGGCCTGGTCACCACGCTGCCCACCATCGCGTTCGCCGGGCTGGGCGCGCTCACCCCGTGGCTGGTCCGCCGCTGGGCCGCGCCCCGGGTGCTGGTGCTCGCCATGCTGGCGCTCACCGTCGGGCAGGTGCTGCGCGCGCTCACCGGCTCGGCGGCGGTCTTCGTGCTCACCAGCGCGCTCGCGCTCGCCGGCATCGCGGTGGCGAACATCCTGCTGCCGATGCTCGTCAAGCAGCACTTCTCGCACCGCACCGGGCTGGTCACCGGGGCGTACACGATGGCCCTGACGGTGGGCACGACGGTGGCCGCCGCCGCGGCGGTGCCGGTCGCGCACGCCTTCGGCTCCTGGCGGGCCGGACTCGGCGTCTGGGCCGGGCTGGCCGCGCTGGCCGTACTCCCGTGGGTGCCGCTGGCGCTGCGGGCCCGCGCCGCGCGACGGGCCGCGCCCCCGGCGGTGGCGGTCGCCGCCCCGGCGCGGGTGCGCCCGGAGCGGACCCGGCTCGGCTGGGCCATGGCTGTCTACTTCGGGGCGCAGTCCCTCAGCGGGTACGCGATCATGGGCTGGCTGGCCCAGCTCTTCCGGGACGCCGGGTACCGCCCGGAGGCGGCCGGGCTGCTGCTCGCCGGGGTGACCGCGCTGGGCGTGCCGGTGGCGCTGATGATGCCGACGCTGGCCGGCCGGCTGGCCACGCTCCGGCCGCTGGTGCTGTCACTCACCGTGTTCTCCGCTGCCGCGTACACCGGTCTGGCGCTGGCCCCGCGCGGCCTGGCGCCGCTGTGGGTGCTGCTGCTGGCGCTCGGCCAGGGCGCGTTCCCGCTCATCCTGACCACGATCGGGCTGCGCGCCCGGACCGCCGAGGGCACCGTGGCGTTGTCCGCGTTCGCGCAGAGCACCGGGTACGTCATCGCCGCGCTCGGGCCGCTGCTGGTGGGCATCCTCTACGAGGCGACCGGCGGCTGGACCGCCCCGATCGGCTTCCTGCTGGTGGCGCTGGCCGTGCAGACGGCTGCGGGCATGGTGATCGCCCGTCCCCGCTACATCGAGGACGAGCGCTGAGCAGGACCGGTCAGGAGGAGGTCGTGGTGGGTTCGCCCGCGACGGCCTCTTCCACAGTCGGGTACGTGTGCAGCACCTCGACCAGCCCGCTGACCTCGAGGATGCGCAGCACGCCGCGCTGCGGGGCGGCCAGCCGGACGACGCCGCCGGCCTCGTCGCAGTTGTTCTTCGCCCGGACGAACACGGACAGGCCTGTGGAGTCGCAGAACGACACCTCGGCCAGGTCGAAGACCAGGCGGTTGCGTCCCTTGTCCAGCAGATCCGTGATCTGGTCCTGCAGTTGCGGTGCCGTGGCCATGTCCAGCTCGCCCGCGACTGACACGACGACCACGTCGCCGCGCTGTTCCGTGTGCACCGTCAAGGACATTCGTCGACCTCCTGTGTTCGGAGGAACGGTATCCCACGTCGAGTCCGCCGCGCAGAACGGGAGCGGTACAGGTGCGGGCGATCATTTCTTTGCTCCGCGACAAGTAGTCCACCAGCCTCCGGTGATAGAGTCCGCCCGTCCAAATCAGGGAGGTCAACCATGGCGTTGAGCGCCGAACAGGGTGATCGGCTCGCCCACCTGCTCACTGAGCACGCGGAGCGGTTGACCAGTCGCTGGACCGAGATCGTCGCCGGTTCGCTGCGTGGTCGTCTGAGCCGGGCCGAGCTGGCTCGCCAGGTGCAGGAACTGCACCGCGCGCTGATCGACGCCGGCCGGCATGGCGTCTCCGACCTGGCCGGCGAGCACGCCGGTGAGCTGCGCGCGGTGCTGTCCGAGCTGTCCACGAACCGGGCCCGGCAGGGGTTCTCCGCGACCGAGACCGCGATCAGCGTGTTCGCGTTCAAGGACTCGCTGCTGGAGCTGATGGAGGACGAGAAGGGCGACAACACCCTTCGTGACTTCGTCGCCTACTCCGCGCTCGTCGACCAGATGGGCCTGTTCACCTTCGAGACGTTCGTCCGGGCCCGCGAGAGCCTGATCGCCGACCAGGCGGAGCAGTTGCTGGAGCTCTCCACCCCGGTGGTCAAGCTCTGGGAGGGCGTGGTCGCCGTCCCGCTGGTCGGGACGCTGGACTCGGCCCGCGCCCAGGTCGTGATGGAGCGGCTGCTCCAGACCCTGGTCGACACCGGGTCGCCGTACGCGATCATCGACATCACCGGCGTGCCGGCGGTGGACACCCAGGTCGCGCAGCACATCCTCAAGACCGTGGTGGCCGCCCGGCTGATGGGTGCCGACTGCATCATCTCCGGCATCCGCCCGCAGATCGCCCAGACCATCGTGGCCCTCGGGATCGAGTTCGGCGACATCGCCACCAAGGCGAGCCTCGCCGACGCGCTGCGCCACGTGCTGCGCATGACCGGGGTCGAGACCCCCGCTCGCCGCCCGCGCCGGGAGTCCTGATGGAACGGGTGCCGATCCTCAAGATCGGCGACATCCTGCTGGTCTCCATCCAGCTCGACATGTCCGACCAGACAGCGATCCAGCTGCAGGAGGACCTGGCCGAGCGGATCGTCGCCACCGGCTGCCACGGCGTGATCATCGACATCACGGCGCTGGACATCGTCGACTCGTTCGTCGGCCGGATGCTCTCCACCATCGCGTCCATCTCCAAGGTGCTGGACGCCGAGACGGTGGTGGTCGGCATGCGCCCGGCCGTCGCCATCACGCTCGTCGAGCTGGGGCTGTCGCTCAACGGCATCCGTACCGCGTTGAACGTCGAACGCGGCATGGAGCTGATCGCGGCGAGCCGCGCCGACGAGTGGGACGAGGCGGCCGACGAAGAGGGCACCGACACGACGGCGACGGCATGACCACCGGCGTCGACCTCGGCGTGCCGGCGACGCAGGCGATCCGCAGCGACGAGGACGTGGTGCGGGTCCGGCAGTTGGTGCGTACCACCGCCGTCGCGGTCCGGCTCACCCTGGTCGACCAGACGAAGCTGGTGACCGCCGCCAGCGAGCTGGCCCGCAACACGCTGATCTACGGCGGCGGGGGCCGCGCCGAGGTGAGCACCGTCTCCGACGGGCGACGGCGCGGCGTGCGGATCCTCTTCGCCGACGAGGGGCCGGGCATCCCCGACCTCGACCTGGCGCTGACCGACGGCTACACCACCGGGGGCGGACTGGGCCTCGGGCTCAGCGGGGCCCGCCGGCTCGTGGACGACTTCGACATCCAGACGGCTGTCGGTGAGGGGACGCGGATCACCGTCACCAAGTGGTCGCGATGATCGGCGACGTGGTCCCCGACCACGGGATGTGGTTCCGGATCGACAACGGCGCGACCGCCGGCGGCGTACGCCGGGCCGCCGAGCGTCTCGGCCGGCAGCTCGAAATGAGCGCCGAACGTGTCGCGGACCTGGCCATCGTTACCGCCGAGATCACCAGCAACCTGGTCAAGCACGCCCGCGAGGGCGCGCTCCTGATGCGTCCGGCGCGCCGGGCCGGACTGGCCGGGGTGGAGCTGGTGGCCATCGACTCCGGCCCCGGCATGGCCGACCTCACGCTGTCCTCGGTCGACGGCCACTCCACCGCCGGCACGCTCGGCATCGGCCTCGGCGCGATCGTCCGGCAGGCGAGCCGGTTCGACGGCTACTCGATGCCCGGCCGGGGCACCGTCCTGGTCGTCCAGCTCTGGGACGTCGCACCGCCGGAGCCGGACTGGGCGGGCGGACTGACCCGGCCGATCACCGGGGAGCAGAGCAGCGGCGACGGGTACGCGGTCCGCGAGGTCGACGGCCGCCGCCAGGTGCTGGTCTCCGACGGCCTCGGCCACGGGCCACTGGCCGCCGCCGCGACCGGAGCCGCCGTGTCCGCGTTCCGCTCCGCTCCCGACGGGCCGCCGGACGTGGTGGTGCGGCACCTGCACGCCTCCATGTCGCACACCCGGGGCGCGGCGCTCGCGGTGGCCGAGCTGGATCCCGCCGCCGGGCTGCTCCGCTACGCCGGCCTGGGCAACATCGCCGCGATGATCGTCACACCGGGCGAGCGGCGGCGCGGGCTGGTCTCGCTGCCGGGCATTTCCGGGCACCAGCGTCCGACGATCCGCGGGTACGACTACCCCTTCTCGCGCGACGCCACCCTGGTCATGCACAGTGACGGGGTGGTGGATCGCTGGGACCTGGACAACTATCCCGGGCTGGCCGGGCGCAACCCGTTGCTGGCCGCCGCGACGCTGCTGCGTGACGCCGGCACCCGTCGCGACGACGCCTGCGTCCTGGTGGCGCGGGGGGCGGCATGAGCGAGCCGCTCCTGCACCTCGCACTCCGGGTCGAGCAGGACATCTTCCTGGTCCGGCAGCGTGGCCGGGAGGTGGCCGCGGCGGTCGGGCTGGAACACCAGGACCAGGTGCGGATCGCGACCGCGCTGAGCGAGGTGGCCCGGGAGCTGCTGCGCGGGGCCGACGGCGCGGACGTCACGTTCGCCCTCGCCTGGGACGCCGTGGGCCGCAGGGTGCTTCAGGTGGACCTGTCACCGCTGCGTCCGCTGCCCGGCGGCCGGTACGAGCCGCAGTCCGGCGCCGTCGCGCGTCTGGTGGACACGTTGCGGGTGGTGGCCGTCGAGGGCGATAGCGTCGTGAGGATGTCCAGACGGGTGCCCGACCACGCCGAGGAGCTGACGCCGGAACGCGCCGGCCGGCTCCGCGCCGAGCTGGCCGAGCGTGCTCCGGGCTCCGCGCTGGACGAGCTGGCCGCGCAGAACTCCCAGCTCATCGCGGCCCTCGACGAGGTACGCAGCCAGCGCGACGAGCTGGAGGTGCTCAACTCCGAACTGCAGGAGACCAACCAGGGCGTGATGGCGCTCTACAACCAGCTCACCGAGGAGCTGGAGGAGACCAACCGGGGCGTGGTGGCGCTCTACGCCGAGCTGGAGGAGAAGTCCGCGCAGCTGCGGGCCGCGAGCGAGTCGAAGAGCCGGTTCCTGGCCAACGTCAGCCACGAGCTGCGCGCGCCGGTCACCGCGATCATCGGACTGGCCCGGCTGCTCGCCGACTCCGCCTCCGACCCGCTCACCGGCGAGCAGGCCCGCCAGGTGGGGCTGATCCGGTCCTCGGCGGGCGACCTGCTGGGGCTGGTGAACGAGCTGCTCGACCTGGCGAAGGCGGAGTCGGGCCGGATCGAGCCGGAGTGGTCCGAGGTCGACCTGCGCGCGGTGTTCGGACAGCTGCGCGGCACGCTGCGGGCGCTCACCACCCGCTCCGAGGTAGAGCTGGTGGTCGAGGAGCCGCCGGCTCCGGCGACGCTCCGCTCGGACGAGGTGCTGCTCGCCCAGGTGCTGCGCAACCTGCTGCACAACGGCCTGAAGTTCACCGAGCGCGGCGAGGTACGCCTGCGGGCCGAGCGCCGGGGCGAGCAGTGGATGCTCTTGGTCACCGACACCGGCGTCGGGATCCCGCCCGAACTGCACGAGCGGGTCTTCGAGGAGTTCTACCAGGTGCCCGGCACGACGCGGGTCGGCGGCACCGGGCTCGGCCTGCCGTACGCGCGACGGCTGGTCACGCTGCTCGGCGGGACGCTGGAGCTGAGGAGCGAAACCGGCCGGGGCAGCACGTTCACGGTGCTCCTTCCTGCGGGCGGAGCGTGACGGTGGACAGCGGGGCGGTGACCGTGCTTGTGGTCGACGACAGCGGCCCCAAGCGGTACCTGCTGGTGAACTGGCTCACCCGGGCCGGCTTCGTCACCATCGAGGCCGAGAACGGCACCGAGGCGTTGGACCGGGTGGCCCGGGAGCACGTCGACCTCGTGGTGCTCGACGTGCGGCTGCCCGATATGAGCGGCTTCGAGGTGTGCGAGCGGATCAAGGAAACGTACCCGTACATCCCGGTCATCCACGTCTCCGCCCACGCGGTGGACGTGGTCGACCGGGCGCAGGGTCTCACCCGGGGCGCGGACGCCTACCTGGCCGAGCCGATCGAGCCGGAGGAACTGGTCGCCACCGCGCACGCGGTGCTGCGCTACTACCAGGCCCGGCTGCGTGCCGAGCAGCTCGCCGAGCGGCTCGCCGCGCTCGCCGACGCCACAGTGGAGATGCACGCGACGCCGAACTTCGTCCGGCTGCTGGAGGCGGCCGCGAGCGGCGCGGCACGGATCTTCAAGGCTCCCGCGGCGGTGGTCGCCGAGACGTTCGACGGGGACTGCCTGGCCGGGGTGGCGGTCGACCCGCACACGCCGGCCAGGATCGTGCCGTGGGTGGTGGACGACACCGGAGTGCCGATCGGCACCCGGGTACGCGTCGACGACCCGGGCAACTGGGCGCTGACGGACTGGCCGGACGGTGACACGGTGACAGTGGCCGCCTCCCGGCTGCGGGAGGACCGGGCCCCGCTGTACGTGGTGGTACCGACCGCCACCCAGACCGTCCGTACGCCGGTGCTGGTGCAGCTCGCCCAGGCCGTCGCCTCGGCGGTGGAGGCGCAGCGGTCCTTCGACGAGGAGCACCGGATCGCTGTGACGTTGCAGCGCAGCCTGCTGCCGCAGCGCCTGCCTGACGTCGTGGGCCTGGACCTGGCCGTGCGGTACGAGCCGGCGAGCGCGCAGACCGAGGTGGGCGGCGACTTCTACGAGCTGGTGATGCTCGACGGGCACCTGCTGGTGGCGATCGGTGACGTGGCCGGGCACTCGCTGCACGCCGCCACCGTGATGGCCGAGTTGCGGCACGCGGTGCGCGCGTACGCGGTCGAGGGCCATCAACCCGGGGTGATCCTGGACCGGGTCAACGAGCTGATGCGCAACCTGCTGCCGACCGAGCTGGCCACCATCTGCGTGCTGCTGCTCCACCCGCCGACCGGGCTGGTCCGGCTGGCCAGTGCCGGGCACCTGCCGGCATTGCTGAGTCGCGACGGCCGGGTCGAGTTCGTGTCGCAGTCCGCGCCGCTGCTCGGGGTACGCGCGCGGCGCCCGCCCGATCTGGAGTTCGTGCTTCCCGCCGGGGCGACGCTCGTGCTCTACACCGACGGGCTGATCGAGCGGCGGGACGCCACCATCGACGACGGGATGGCGGCGCTCGGTATGGCCGCCGCCCGGGTGGACGACGACCTGGATGAGTTCTGCCAGCGACTGTTGGTCGAGCTGGCGCCGCCGGAGATCCAGGACGACGTCGCGGTGGTCGCGGTCCGCCGCCGCTGACGCGCTCCCGGTCACGTACCGTAGCTGAGCTGCCTGTCACGTTGCGTCACCGTCGCCGCGGGTGAGCGAGTGGGCCTGCTGCCGACTTTGCTCTGCAGCCATCGGCGCAGCGGGCGCCTGAGCAGGTGCTACCTGTTGACCATGGTCGACGGCGTCGCGCCGCCACCGTCACCGTCGGTGTGCGCTGCGTCAGTGGGTGCAGAGCAAGGTCGGCGCGAGGTGAGGCCCGCCGCTCCGCCGACTGTCACCGTTCGTGACTGCGGAGTGAGGGTGGGCAAGGCGACGGCCCGCGCTCCGCAGGGCGCCTGACCCGCGTCACTGTCTCAGGGACGCCAGCGAGCGGGCGTACGCCGCGGGCGAGACCCCGGCGACGGCGGTGAACTCGCGGACCAGATGGGCCTGGTCGGCGTACCCCAGGTCGGCGGCGACCCGCGACCAGTCCAGCGGCCCGGCGGCGGCCTGTTCGATCGCCTCCTGGAGCCGGTAGCGGCGGATCACCCACTTCGGACCGACGCCCACGTGGTCGAGGAAGAGGCGCTGGAGCCGGCGGACGGAGACGCTCCGCCGCCGCGCGAAGTCGGTCACCCGCAGCACGGTCCGGTCGGCACGGATCTCCTCGACCAGCGCGGTGGCCTCCGCGGCGAGCGGATCCGCGACCGGCGACCACGAGGTCAGCAGCTCGTCCAGCCTCGCGCAGCGCTCGTCGTCGGTCCCCGGGCAGATCGGCCCGTAGGTGATCGGTACGCGCCGGCCGGTCAGCTCGGCGACCGGACGCCGCCAGAACGGCCGGAAGCCGCCCGGGCGGAACTGGACGCCGGAGACCCGGCCGACGCCGTGCAGCGTGATGGCGAACAGGCCGGTGTCGACGCCCGCGATCTCACCGTGTTCGGCCGCGCCGTCCTGCGCCTGGAACACCACGTTCACGGTCGGGTGCGGCACCACCCGTTGCTCGAACGGCTCGTCCAGGTCCCAGTCGATCAGCCAGTAGTGCTCCACCCACCGACGCAACGCCGGGGCGGCCATCCGGCGCCGGAACCGGACCTGCCGGCGCAGCCGGCCCGGATCGAGGATGCCCCGGTTGTCACGCCGCGGTTCGTGTCGCATTTCTTCAATACCACCCTCCTAGGCTGCCCCTATGAGCACGAAGACTAGTGAGCTGCTCGCCGTCGCGGCGCCGCGTACGGTCGCTGTGGTTCGCGGCATCTCCGACGAGCAGCTCGGCCTGCCCACCCCATGCCCCGACTACACGGTGCGTGACCTGCTCGGTCACCTGTTCGACGTGGTGGTCAACTTCCAGGCGCTGGCCCGCCGGGAGACGGTGGACTGGTCCGGCAAGACCGACCACCTGACCGAGGGCTGGCGCGACCGGTTCGCGGCCGAGGCGGCCCGGCTGATCGAGGCATGGTCCGACCCGGCCGCGCTGGACGGCGTTTCACCCGGCATGGGGCTACCCCAGGAGACGGTCGGGTCGATGGCCCTGATCGACCTCACGGTGCACGGGTGGGACCTGGCCCGGGCCACCGGCCAGGAGCTGACAGTGGACCCGGCCGTGGTGTCGGCGGGGCACGAGTTCATGGACCGCATGGGCGACACGGGGCAGAAGATGGGCGCGTTCGGCCCGCCGGTGCCCACCGAGGCGGCGCCGACCAGC
This genomic window contains:
- a CDS encoding STAS domain-containing protein translates to MERVPILKIGDILLVSIQLDMSDQTAIQLQEDLAERIVATGCHGVIIDITALDIVDSFVGRMLSTIASISKVLDAETVVVGMRPAVAITLVELGLSLNGIRTALNVERGMELIAASRADEWDEAADEEGTDTTATA
- a CDS encoding SpoIIE family protein phosphatase, with amino-acid sequence MDSGAVTVLVVDDSGPKRYLLVNWLTRAGFVTIEAENGTEALDRVAREHVDLVVLDVRLPDMSGFEVCERIKETYPYIPVIHVSAHAVDVVDRAQGLTRGADAYLAEPIEPEELVATAHAVLRYYQARLRAEQLAERLAALADATVEMHATPNFVRLLEAAASGAARIFKAPAAVVAETFDGDCLAGVAVDPHTPARIVPWVVDDTGVPIGTRVRVDDPGNWALTDWPDGDTVTVAASRLREDRAPLYVVVPTATQTVRTPVLVQLAQAVASAVEAQRSFDEEHRIAVTLQRSLLPQRLPDVVGLDLAVRYEPASAQTEVGGDFYELVMLDGHLLVAIGDVAGHSLHAATVMAELRHAVRAYAVEGHQPGVILDRVNELMRNLLPTELATICVLLLHPPTGLVRLASAGHLPALLSRDGRVEFVSQSAPLLGVRARRPPDLEFVLPAGATLVLYTDGLIERRDATIDDGMAALGMAAARVDDDLDEFCQRLLVELAPPEIQDDVAVVAVRRR
- a CDS encoding ATP-binding protein, coding for MTTGVDLGVPATQAIRSDEDVVRVRQLVRTTAVAVRLTLVDQTKLVTAASELARNTLIYGGGGRAEVSTVSDGRRRGVRILFADEGPGIPDLDLALTDGYTTGGGLGLGLSGARRLVDDFDIQTAVGEGTRITVTKWSR
- a CDS encoding STAS domain-containing protein, whose protein sequence is MALSAEQGDRLAHLLTEHAERLTSRWTEIVAGSLRGRLSRAELARQVQELHRALIDAGRHGVSDLAGEHAGELRAVLSELSTNRARQGFSATETAISVFAFKDSLLELMEDEKGDNTLRDFVAYSALVDQMGLFTFETFVRARESLIADQAEQLLELSTPVVKLWEGVVAVPLVGTLDSARAQVVMERLLQTLVDTGSPYAIIDITGVPAVDTQVAQHILKTVVAARLMGADCIISGIRPQIAQTIVALGIEFGDIATKASLADALRHVLRMTGVETPARRPRRES
- a CDS encoding ATP-binding protein, whose protein sequence is MSEPLLHLALRVEQDIFLVRQRGREVAAAVGLEHQDQVRIATALSEVARELLRGADGADVTFALAWDAVGRRVLQVDLSPLRPLPGGRYEPQSGAVARLVDTLRVVAVEGDSVVRMSRRVPDHAEELTPERAGRLRAELAERAPGSALDELAAQNSQLIAALDEVRSQRDELEVLNSELQETNQGVMALYNQLTEELEETNRGVVALYAELEEKSAQLRAASESKSRFLANVSHELRAPVTAIIGLARLLADSASDPLTGEQARQVGLIRSSAGDLLGLVNELLDLAKAESGRIEPEWSEVDLRAVFGQLRGTLRALTTRSEVELVVEEPPAPATLRSDEVLLAQVLRNLLHNGLKFTERGEVRLRAERRGEQWMLLVTDTGVGIPPELHERVFEEFYQVPGTTRVGGTGLGLPYARRLVTLLGGTLELRSETGRGSTFTVLLPAGGA
- a CDS encoding SpoIIE family protein phosphatase; its protein translation is MIGDVVPDHGMWFRIDNGATAGGVRRAAERLGRQLEMSAERVADLAIVTAEITSNLVKHAREGALLMRPARRAGLAGVELVAIDSGPGMADLTLSSVDGHSTAGTLGIGLGAIVRQASRFDGYSMPGRGTVLVVQLWDVAPPEPDWAGGLTRPITGEQSSGDGYAVREVDGRRQVLVSDGLGHGPLAAAATGAAVSAFRSAPDGPPDVVVRHLHASMSHTRGAALAVAELDPAAGLLRYAGLGNIAAMIVTPGERRRGLVSLPGISGHQRPTIRGYDYPFSRDATLVMHSDGVVDRWDLDNYPGLAGRNPLLAAATLLRDAGTRRDDACVLVARGAA